In Candidatus Hydrogenedentota bacterium, a genomic segment contains:
- a CDS encoding 2-isopropylmalate synthase, whose amino-acid sequence MTENVYIFDTTLRDGEQSPGASMDEATKVQMAVQLDRLGVDVLEAGFPIASQQEYDAVKRVAGAVKRASVAALARALDKDIERAASALEAAVRPTLHTFIATSEIHMEHKLRMSRQQVLDNAGKAVALAKKLVPRVEFSAEDATRSDWDFLAQVSAVAIAAGADVINLPDTVGFTTPDEIREMFRHVIANAPGADRVVFSTHNHNDLGLAVANALAAVAGGARQIECTVNGIGERAGNTSLEEVVMAMHVRHDTWPFTCGVTTEEIVPASTALSKLTGLAVPFNKPIVGRNAFAHESGIHQHGMIANRSTYEIMTPESVGRKRSELILGKHSGRAGLAKRCAELGYELGEEEVGQLYERFIALADKKKEVFDDDLRMLVLGVQQESFEVFRLEQVHISGHDPAMALIKLRRGEQQLMDTAVGDGPVDAAFRAVERIVGVSGRLEQFEIRATTPGKEALGEAYVIVTFDGRKYRGNGASTDIIEAAVLAFVNAANKHIVYVESQQQASGRKNGAQG is encoded by the coding sequence ATGACGGAAAACGTTTACATATTTGACACCACCCTGAGGGATGGGGAGCAGTCCCCCGGCGCGAGCATGGACGAGGCCACCAAGGTGCAGATGGCCGTTCAGCTGGACCGGCTGGGGGTGGACGTGCTGGAGGCGGGGTTCCCCATCGCCTCGCAGCAGGAGTACGACGCGGTGAAGCGTGTCGCGGGCGCGGTGAAACGCGCCAGCGTGGCCGCCCTGGCCCGCGCGCTGGACAAGGACATCGAGCGCGCCGCGTCCGCCCTGGAGGCCGCCGTCCGCCCCACCCTGCACACCTTCATCGCCACATCGGAAATCCACATGGAGCACAAGCTCCGCATGAGCCGCCAGCAGGTGCTGGACAACGCGGGGAAGGCCGTCGCCCTGGCGAAGAAGCTGGTGCCCCGCGTGGAGTTTTCGGCGGAGGACGCCACGCGCTCCGACTGGGACTTTCTCGCCCAGGTCTCCGCCGTGGCCATCGCCGCGGGGGCCGATGTGATCAACCTGCCGGACACGGTGGGCTTCACCACGCCGGACGAGATCCGGGAGATGTTCCGCCACGTCATCGCCAACGCCCCCGGCGCGGACAGGGTTGTCTTCTCCACGCACAACCACAACGACCTCGGCCTGGCCGTGGCAAACGCCCTGGCGGCCGTGGCGGGCGGCGCGCGCCAGATCGAGTGCACCGTGAACGGTATCGGCGAGCGCGCGGGCAACACCTCCCTGGAGGAGGTGGTGATGGCCATGCACGTCCGGCACGACACGTGGCCCTTCACCTGCGGCGTCACCACGGAGGAGATCGTGCCCGCGAGCACGGCCCTCAGCAAGCTGACCGGCCTGGCCGTGCCCTTCAACAAGCCCATCGTGGGGCGGAACGCCTTCGCCCACGAGTCGGGGATCCACCAGCACGGCATGATCGCCAACCGCAGCACCTACGAGATCATGACCCCGGAGTCCGTCGGCCGCAAGCGCAGCGAACTGATCCTGGGAAAGCACTCGGGCCGCGCCGGCCTCGCCAAGCGCTGCGCCGAGCTGGGCTACGAGCTGGGCGAGGAGGAGGTGGGCCAGCTCTACGAGCGTTTCATCGCGCTGGCGGACAAAAAGAAGGAGGTCTTCGACGACGACCTGCGCATGCTGGTCCTGGGCGTGCAGCAGGAGAGTTTCGAGGTTTTCCGGCTGGAGCAGGTCCACATCTCCGGGCACGACCCGGCCATGGCGCTCATCAAGCTGCGCCGCGGCGAGCAGCAATTGATGGACACCGCCGTGGGCGACGGCCCGGTGGACGCCGCCTTCCGGGCCGTCGAGCGCATTGTCGGCGTGTCCGGGCGCCTGGAGCAGTTCGAGATCCGCGCGACCACGCCCGGCAAGGAGGCCCTCGGCGAGGCCTACGTCATCGTCACCTTCGACGGGCGGAAGTACCGCGGCAACGGGGCCAGCACGGACATCATCGAGGCGGCCGTGCTCGCCTTCGTCAACGCGGCGAACAAGCACATCGTCTACGTTGAGTCGCAGCAGCAGGCCTCCGGGAGGAAGAACGGCGCGCAGGGCTGA
- the bcp gene encoding thioredoxin-dependent thiol peroxidase: MPNKGDSAPEITLPGGDGTVVSLSGLRGKPVVVYFYPKDDTPGCTVEALGFEALGAEFSKAGAEVLGISPDSPASHCRFQKKHGLGFRLLSDQEHQAAEAYGVWVEKSMYGKTYMGIQRATFLVDASGKIARLWPKVKPEGHAEEVLEAVRAL; the protein is encoded by the coding sequence ATGCCCAACAAGGGGGACAGCGCCCCCGAAATCACCCTGCCCGGCGGAGACGGAACGGTGGTCAGCCTTTCCGGTTTGCGCGGGAAGCCTGTGGTCGTCTATTTCTACCCCAAGGACGACACGCCCGGCTGCACGGTCGAGGCACTGGGATTTGAGGCGCTGGGGGCGGAGTTCAGCAAAGCCGGCGCCGAAGTGCTGGGCATCAGCCCGGACTCCCCCGCCTCCCACTGCAGATTCCAGAAAAAACACGGGCTGGGTTTCCGTCTGCTGTCGGACCAGGAGCACCAAGCGGCGGAGGCGTACGGGGTCTGGGTGGAGAAAAGCATGTACGGCAAGACATACATGGGCATCCAGCGGGCCACTTTTCTCGTGGATGCATCCGGAAAAATCGCCCGCCTGTGGCCCAAGGTCAAGCCGGAAGGCCACGCGGAGGAGGTGCTGGAGGCCGTGCGCGCCCTGTGA
- a CDS encoding DUF1318 domain-containing protein gives MRLSPLAVLSAGVVLCLALGGCSLIPRPLVSHRVDYSGLQEADLRGAAEAVETAVKAGNRDFTPENRGDIVLDTPEIVQAVRTRSARAELVEKLLASGFAFEQRNGLISLVRGSAYKKATTSRERDKDALVVMSENANRWTIYEGVLNASSLKSKALGAIQDAFYQARVAQLSAGAQYEDAEGNRVAK, from the coding sequence ATGAGACTTTCCCCCCTTGCGGTGCTTTCGGCCGGCGTGGTCCTCTGCCTGGCGCTGGGGGGCTGCTCCCTGATTCCCCGGCCCCTCGTGTCCCACCGGGTGGACTATTCCGGCCTGCAGGAGGCCGACCTCCGCGGTGCGGCCGAGGCCGTTGAGACAGCGGTCAAGGCGGGCAACCGCGACTTCACCCCCGAGAACAGGGGCGACATCGTGCTGGACACCCCGGAAATCGTGCAGGCGGTCCGCACCCGCTCGGCGCGCGCGGAGCTGGTGGAGAAGCTGCTGGCGAGCGGATTTGCCTTCGAGCAGCGCAACGGCCTCATCTCCCTGGTCCGCGGCTCGGCGTACAAGAAAGCCACCACCTCGCGGGAGCGCGACAAGGACGCCCTGGTGGTGATGAGCGAGAACGCCAACCGCTGGACCATCTACGAGGGCGTTCTCAACGCGTCCAGCCTGAAATCCAAGGCGCTGGGCGCCATCCAGGACGCGTTCTATCAGGCGCGTGTCGCCCAGTTGAGCGCCGGTGCCCAGTACGAGGACGCCGAGGGGAACCGGGTCGCAAAGTAA
- a CDS encoding GGDEF domain-containing protein, whose protein sequence is MNRVLAQKMPLSVPGVCARVHDPAVFAALLAEAAKIVLSRDDESLCVVGDAETLNWLPPAAKTVQGRARAYCVADSRGEGQCPAGFTCVQSVSPLGPGDRIFAALSPEISVALFAWEPTANAGEGFFHGGWTVQRSTVAHLAEMVLGPAPLSGARNGHQGDADTNPALVTAMRLTSLQTEALERLAITDELTGTRNRRYVRERLDQECERAARYHIPLACIMLDVDDFKVVNDSWGHAAGDSVLKELCRRIHRHIRKVDLLARYGGEEFVVLLPQTGMSGAMLEAERIRKAIAGAPFEQLPPGMRITASLGVALFDPETMEGGGALLKAADTALYRAKSLGKNRCEAFQEKEDNT, encoded by the coding sequence ATGAACCGTGTGCTCGCCCAGAAGATGCCGCTTTCCGTGCCCGGCGTGTGCGCCCGGGTCCACGATCCCGCCGTTTTCGCGGCCCTGCTCGCCGAGGCCGCCAAAATTGTCCTCTCCCGCGACGATGAAAGCCTTTGCGTTGTCGGGGACGCGGAGACGCTCAACTGGCTGCCCCCCGCGGCGAAGACCGTGCAGGGGCGCGCGCGGGCCTACTGTGTGGCGGACAGCCGGGGGGAGGGGCAGTGCCCGGCGGGGTTCACCTGCGTCCAGAGCGTCAGCCCCCTCGGCCCGGGGGACCGCATTTTCGCCGCCTTGTCTCCCGAGATCAGCGTGGCCCTGTTCGCCTGGGAGCCCACGGCCAACGCGGGGGAGGGCTTCTTCCACGGCGGCTGGACCGTCCAACGGTCCACGGTGGCCCATCTCGCAGAAATGGTGCTGGGACCGGCGCCGCTGTCCGGCGCCCGAAACGGTCATCAGGGCGACGCCGACACCAACCCCGCGCTTGTTACGGCCATGCGCCTGACATCGCTGCAAACCGAGGCCCTGGAACGGCTGGCCATCACGGACGAGCTGACGGGCACGCGCAACCGCCGCTATGTGCGGGAGCGTCTGGACCAGGAATGCGAGCGCGCGGCGCGCTATCACATCCCCCTGGCCTGCATCATGCTGGATGTGGACGACTTCAAGGTGGTCAACGACTCCTGGGGGCACGCGGCGGGGGACAGCGTCCTGAAGGAGCTCTGCCGGCGCATCCACCGGCACATCCGCAAGGTGGACCTTCTCGCCCGGTACGGCGGCGAGGAATTCGTGGTTCTTCTGCCGCAAACCGGCATGTCGGGGGCCATGCTGGAGGCCGAGCGCATCCGCAAGGCCATTGCCGGCGCGCCCTTCGAGCAGCTTCCCCCCGGCATGCGCATCACCGCGAGCCTGGGCGTGGCGCTTTTCGATCCGGAGACCATGGAGGGGGGCGGGGCCTTGTTGAAAGCCGCGGACACGGCGTTGTATCGTGCGAAGAGCCTCGGCAAGAACCGTTGCGAGGCATTTCAGGAAAAGGAAGACAACACATGA